The Aspergillus fumigatus Af293 chromosome 3, whole genome shotgun sequence region CATTCCAACCGATGCCATCGACAGGATGTGGCCCGGATGGATTACCTCTCCCGCGTCGACGAGGATGTCACTTTTCTTGAAGTCACTTCCTGCAAACCTTCGGTTCTGCTGCGTTTTCGCTGGCTTAACGACTCGAATATAGCGACGGTTAGACGTTTCGTCCACGGTGACTGCCACATCCTCGTTTCGCACGCAGCAGTCCAGTTCATTACCACCCACGCCAGTCGGAAAGGGAGCCCCTGTCATGATCTCGACGCAGACAGGCGTCCCCGATTGTTCATCGGCGGCTATCCACAAAGGCTCATCTCCCGCAGCGATCATGCCTTTCACTTCAAATGTCACTGGGTGGTCGATGGTTGCATCCTGCGTCGCAGACGAACTCAGTGCATACCCATCCATAGCCGAGGTATCGAACTTGGGAGTCGATATGGTACTAGTTACGGTCTCGCGAGAAATGCGATCCCGTGCCTGACCGATGGGAACATGCTCCCCATCCGCCAAAAAGGCGTTGCGATGTCGCTGAGCCTCCGCTTGAATCAGCCGCAGTGCCTCAGAATAAAGAATagccatgatgataatgacaGCTCAAGTGTTAGTGTCAACCGCCTACTATAATGTCAATATCTTATGATAGGGTCATGTCGTGTTTGTAAGATCATGGGGGAGATTTCTTACTCACGAGTCTACCAAACCTCCGATAAACCTCAATGACAATCGTTAGTGCACATACAATAGTACTATCCTGTTTGGTTAGACACCATAAACAGCCCATAAACAGGGATGGGACTCCACGAGGCCTGTTTTGACGCATTTCATTGCCGCGGAGAAGCCGAGAGCGGTTGTTGCGTATGGCGTCACTTTGGAGTCATCGCCAGCACCGTCCCTTAAACTCTGTCTTGTGCACCTCGCGTTGTCCAACCAATATCAATGCCTTTGAGTGCACATCGCCCAGAGAACAAGCTTTGAGCCAAGCTTTACCCCCTATCAGGTAAGGATATTCCCACAATGCTGCGCGAGGGGGCCGAAAATGCCGGATTGCTACGTCAGCGGGGTTATAGCAGAGGTCCCTGCGTTGGCTTCGTCTGTGTTCTCCACGCCTTGGTCAGAGACTTTATATGACTCTGGGTAATCATGTACAAAGGAGGGTTAGTTTTGTgtgagaagaagacaaacCCACATTCAACTCTTGACTGTCATTCGCGTGGGTCATTGGCCGGTGAAAGAACATAAAGTCGTTGGTGTGCGCGGGCGCATCACCGACCGGGTCAACAGGGGAAGACTGGGGCCGAAAGGCCTTCATGGGTAAGCCACCAACAGAGAGCCTGACAGGTCACTGGCTAACGTCCCCAGCTGGGAAGCAATGAACCATCCGGACCGTCCGAAACACCCCCTGATCCGTCGGAATGGAAAGCTGGAGCCCGCATCCTGGGACGAGGCCATGTCGCTGATCGTGCACCAAACGAAAGACGTTCAAAAACGCCTGACCAACCATGGAATCGGCTTCTACACCACCGGACAGCTGTTCCTGGAGGAATACTATGTCCTTGCTATGATTGGCAAGGCCGGCCTGAATACACTGCACATGTAGGTCGCTCTGACTGTCTTAAGCGCTGCTTTCGGTCGAGAAGATGAGCTGACCGCTGAAGGGACGGCAACACTCGCCTCTGCACGGCAACGGCAGCTGCCAGTATGCGCGAGTCCTTTGGCAGTGACGGCCAGCCGGGATCATATACAGACATCGACTTCACCGATTGCATCTTCATGGTCGGACATAACATGGCAAACACCCAGACAGTGCTGTGGTCCCGTGTGTTGGATCGCCTGGCAGGACCCGATCCCCCAAAGCTAGTGGTTGTGGATCCTCGAGAATCGGAGACGGCCAGGCACGCGACAGTTCACTTGGCGCCAAAGGGTGGGACCAATGTCGCGCTACTCAATGGATTGCAGCACTTGCTGTTCGAGAACGGCTGGTTGAATGAGGAGTGGGTGGAACAACACACAGTTGGGCGACAGGAGTTGGAAAAGACAGTGGCCAAATATACCCCCGAATATGTGGAGAACATAACGGGCGTTCCTGCCGATATGCTGAAAGACGCCGCCGAGATCATCGGCACCAGTGGTAGTCTCCTGTCCACTGCCTTACAGGGAGTCTATCAATCAAACCAGGCCACCGCGGCCGCCTGCcagatcaacaacatcaacctCTTGCTGGGACACATTGGCAAGCCCGGCAGTGGTATTCTCCAAATGAACGGCCAGCCGACTGCGCAAAACAATCGCGAGACAGGATGCAACGGCGAGTATCCAGGGTTCCGCAATTTCCAGAACGAGAAACACATGAAGGAGATCGCCGACGTGTGGAAGATTGACCTCGTGCAGACGCCACACTGGAACCAGCCCACCCACATTCAAAATATGCTCAACTATATCGAGGATGGCAGCATCCAGATGTTCTGGGTGTCTGGCACTAACCCCCTCGTCAGCCTGCCCCATCTCTACCGCGTCCGAGAGCTCCTCACCAAGCCAGAGCTGTTCTTGGTGGTGCAAGATATCTTCGTGACCGAGACGGCCGCCATTGCAGATGTCGTTCTCCCTGCCGCACAATGGGGCGAGAAGACGGGCTGTTTCACCAACGTCGACCGGACCATGCATTTATCGTTGAAGGCCGTAGACCCACCAGGGGAGGCTCGAGCTGACCTTGACATTTGGCTTGACTATGCGAAGCGCATGGGGTTCAAGAACAAATACGGGGAGCCACTGATTCCCTTCACATCGCCCAAAGAGGTGTTTGATGAATGGAGGAAGATGTCGTTCGGTCGACCGCTCGACTGTAGCGCGCTGACATATGAGAAATTGACCGGTGGATCGGGGATCCAGTGGCCATGCACGAAAGAACATCCATATGGAAAAGACCGCTTGTTTGACGACGGGAAATTCTTCACAGATACGGACTACTGTGAGAGTTATGGTCATGATCTGGAGACCGGGACCCCGTACACCAGGGCCCAATACCAGGCGATGAACCCTGCTGGCCGGGCCATTCTCAAGTCGGCACAGTACAAGCCATCGCTGGAGATCCCAAATGAGGACTATCCTCTCTTGTTGTCTACAGGGCGCAACGTCTTCCACTTTCATACGCGCACCAAAACCGGGAGAGCAAGGCGTCTGCAGCAAGCCGATCAGGAGCCGATCGTGCAGATTTCGGTGGAAGACGCCCAAGCCCTGCATGTCACTGAAGGGGAGATGGTGGTCGTGCGATCGCGACGGGGGAGTGTTGAGCTTCCAGTGAGAATCGGGGGAATCAACGACGGTCATGTTTTCATTCCTTTTCACTTTGGTTATTGGGACGCTACAGACGGGAGAGCACGGGCAGCCAACGAGCTTACGATTGGTAGGTACAATGTCGAGAAGACTGACTGGCTGGAATACCGCATCCTAACGAATGCAGAGCAATGGGACCCAGTTTCCAAACAGCCGATGTTCAAGTCCGGCGCCGTCCGCATTGAAAAGTGTGTCCAAAAGGAGGCAGAACGACAAACAATGGCCGTCCGGAGTGTCGAGATGAGGAAACCAGACGCGGCAAGCAGCGCAGGAGACAATAGCAACGACAAGAAGCCCATCCGGCGGATGGAGCTCTGGCTGGGAGCGACTGACCAGGCACTGGAGATGCTGCGCGACATGTACGTCGACATGATCCCGCGTTTGGTGCATGATATGGAGATCCAAAGTGGTCTCCAGGTGATGAGACGCATTACCTGTGAGATTTCGGACCAGTTCAAGCCCATTATTGAGCGATATCACGAGAGCCAACAATACGGTCGCCGGGTGGCCGAGCACCTACGAGACAGCATTTTCCCTGCGATTGGTGAATCGAAGGATCCGTACGAGGCACTGGCAGCGCTACAGTCACTGGACTTGTTCCTGACCTATATCGAAGGGCATCTAACAGCTCTATCTCCCGCGAGTCAGGCACTCTGGGATTGTGATTTCATTGAAGCAGTCAAATTCGCCCAGAAGGGCATTCAAAGACAGAAAGGGTGGGTTAGCCAGCATATCAAAGTGAAAAGCCCACAGACGCTACTAGTCCCGTCGGCGGCTGCAGAGGAATTAAGTGGAGAGGATTCTCGAATGGCCGGGCAGATTCGTTGTTGATCAGCTTGTCCTGCAACGAGAATGTAAGGTTCACCAGCTCCGACGTCAGGCGTTTCCATTTCATCCACTCAGTCGTCATCGGCAGCAAGTGACGCAACAAGAGACTTCGCTTCATCGACATCGTCCAGCTCGTACGGCTTCAATCCGAAACAGATCATGAATTGGGTCCAGCCACCGTAACTCTGGACGATGGCCCGCTCGGCTGGGGTAAGTGGGGGCTCTAGGTAACTCCACAGGTTAGTAAACATTCAGTACGTCGATGAGAGCACCATGCACGTACGAAGAGCGTCAGTCGCTGGCATGTTGATGATCGCAGTTTATCGCTGTTGGATAGGAGGCAATTTGATTCTGACAGGAAGATTGGAGTGTATCTTGAGCCGAGCGTTGAGGGGAGAGCGATAAAGGAACTGCAGAGGAGAGGTGGTTGCGGATCAGCTGTAGTCGGTCACGTTTTAAGTCTACTACGGCGGTGAGATGTAATCAATCATGGTAGAAAACCAAAAGTTCCTTTTGTACAAATAGTCCGCCCTGCAAGTTTCCAACTTTCCATACCATAACGCGTCTGCCCCACATGGTTTTCAACAGTAATAAAGGTAAGAGATAAAAATCATTGATAGATTTTATATCAACTCAAAACTAATTCTTGTTTCTTTAATATTAGACAAGGGGGGTACTATTTATCTTTACTGCCCATCCTAGATGCATATGATAATAACTAAAATAGTTCAAGGAATGAAAGCAGAAGGTTACAAACTGTTAGGAAATTATTACTCTGTAATAGTCTTATATTCAGTCCTAGGGGCCAGAATCTTTGTCCTTGGTATTTTACCTAGTCTCTGCCCTCTTCTCAGGCTAGTAGGGCTATCATCTGCGCTGTCAGACGTTATTTCAGGTGTACATTCAAGCCAGCTTAGAAAAGCTCTTTAAACTGGCTTATTATGACAAGCTCTGAAGGGATATAAGAGCTTTCAGGATGGAGACTACCCAGCTTTTCATCCCTAAGATTTTCAGACCTGATCTCACGAGCATCAAAGCAACCAGGCGTATCGTCAATGTCTGCTGAGTCGGCTTGGCTTCTTCTCCGCGGCGTTTGCCAATAATGTCCTAAATTCATCTGCATCAAACGGCGGCGTTGAGGGGCCAAGAAGAATTGAGACTAATTTGTATCTGATTTTCCTCAAGTTGGAGCTAATCAGTGGTAGGTCGGGTAGATGTATGACAACTGACTTACTTTGCCTTCCACAGCAGTAGCAGCCCTGATTGTTGTCAACTGGCCACCATAATGTTCCAGGATTTTGCACAGTTGCAACATGAACCTCGTCGCCAGGAACTGACGATTTCAACTATTCAGAGACTTTCAAGCTGCCATGGCACCTCCAGGCTTCTCTGCATAGATGGAGTATGCAGTTAGGTTGTCAAGAGAAGGACTAAGGGGGTTAATAGACTCTTTCAGCTGGCAAATTATGACAGGCTTCGGAGGCGTCCTGCTATGACCTCTGAGAGGACATTGACAGCAACATCCTTCTCCATGCCAACGGACACTAACTTTGAGGGTCCGGTGGCAGCATCGGAAGACGAGGTGGCCGGAAAACCCTCCAGAAGCTCCATCAGCAGGCTCGCTGCAGGAATCTACGATTTCCCGGACGATTGAGTAGCCTCAACGGGCCACCCCAGCAATACCTGTTGGATTACATCCTAATGACAAGAAAAGTATCCTGATTGTGCTTCTCTGGAAGATACAGAGATAAGCAGTTTGTGACTGGTTAGCCACCTCTTCTTTACTCTTCTCTCCACAAGCTGCTGTTCTTTATGCTTGCTTAGAGCTCTTTAGAAGTttattaattcttatatctgGTGAAGGAGAAAGGAATGTAGTAAGCCTTACTGGGCCATTGCATGTCTCCAGCAGTTTAAGGATCTAGGTGCCAGGGTGTAGAAGGGGACACTGGATATAAAAGTGTCCGGGCATGGATATAATCCCTTGCCATAAAGTAATAGTCACCATGCAATTAGGGTTGCTTATTGCATTTACCATCCTGTGCTTTAATAGCCCTTTTTAATATGTGCCCTTAGATGGTCTGTCGAATAAGTCCTAGGGTCTGTAGAGGTTAGGACAGTAGGACTACTTTAATCTAAGTATGTATAAGCGTGGTCTAATATAACTCTTAGATCATCCTAGCTTACCTTTCTAAGATTAAAAAAACAGAGTAGTATTCCTAAATATATACTTTTGCTGTTTCTCTTTAACCTAAGAGGATGTTTCGGCTATCtctactatatctatatcttatataCTTCTTTAGTAGAGTTTACTATTCCTAGTTTAGTAACACTAATGCTAAGCCTATATAAAAAAACAACAGCCCCTAGAGCTTTATCATTGAAGATATCGGCTAGAAAAGTTCGACTGTTCGAGTCTTTTCTCTTGACACCTGTTGTGATTCTGAGTCCGGGACTAGCCATAGCTGACATTGAGATAGCTGTTCCGTCTGCGAATCATGAAGGTCGTCCATTCTCTCGCTGAATAGCTTTCTCTACGATTCAAGTAAGGATATAATCTCGGATGTAAAAAGCTTTCTAGTTCTTCGTTTTCGCACCATTTCTGCAGGCGAAATGAATATGCAAAAGTGAATAGTAGAGGTAAAGACAGGGAAGGTCACAGTGGATCGAAACGCGTATATATCAGTCAATAGTggatggaggaggttgaaggTAGTTCAAGGAGGTTCAAATCCAGACGGGCGGTAGTGGTAACCCCTCTTTACAAAGAATCCACAGCAGCGCCTCCAGAGTTGGTTTGGTTGGTTTCCTATATTCTTCCATGACCTTTATAGCTAGTTCTAACATGGATTATTAACCAATAATAACTAGTACATAGTCGTGTGTGTTGTTGCCCTGTACCTTTTCCTAGTGCTACTGTCGCAGATCCGGCTAATGATAATTGCAGATGTGCTTGTGCAAAGGTAATTTAGGTGCATGGAGAACGTTACACTACCAGGCCACAACACGACATGCAGCAGTTAGTTTGACCTGGTATATCCCAAGCCTTAAGCGTCCTGCAAAGGGACTGTGCCTCTTGAGGAAGCTGCATAGTCGACAGACGACGTTGCAGCGCGACAAACCTATTACCACGTTGAATCTAATTCCCCAGTATTTGAACGTAAATCCCgccagtcttcttctttgtcctttTTCGCTTTCCATAGACAGCAAGGTTGAGAACTCACATTTGTCCTCCatacttccttgctctgtTGGGTATATTCTCGATTCACATGTGAGTACTTTACCTGTTGCTAATAGATCAACTAATACCATTCTCACCAGCTCACCGGCAGTATATCTCCTGAGACGGCCTGGCAAGGATTTTGCCTAAGCTTTTCAAGGTAGTCATGAACACGAATCAATGCAGTGGACTTTTACGTTTGACAAGTCACTGACAATTTGTGCGGGTAAGGTCTAGGGACTCAGGATGGCGGACCGACGCTCAGATTCAAGTTATGATGGTAAAGTTGAAGAGGCGCAAGTGGCTATGAAGATGGACGCCAAGACCCTCAAccagctctcttcttcggGCAAAGCTGCACAGCAGAACAGAGGGAAGAAGTCCATTCAGAACCTTCAGGCTGCAGTAGAGGACTTCCAAAGGAAAGAACAAAGTGGTGGTGAGGGGAGCAAGCGTGAAGGGCAGTGAGTGAAGAGCATTGAGTTTGTAGGGTCTAGCCATGAGGATCTCCAATCTCAAAGGCTTCACGTAAACAGACATCGTATTGCTCCTTGTCCCTCACTTTATTTTTAATGAACTCATAAGTATTAAAGGTCCAGTACGGCATAGTGATCTTCCAAAAAGCGGGATCGTCGTGGGCTGTCGAAAACCTCTGTTGAATAAAATCATAAAAGATCTTAAACAAAGCAGTGGGGCTGCTGAGCGCGAGAGAATACCAAAATGTTCCTCTCTCCCACCCACCCTGCAAGATAGGATAGAGCCGGACTGGTAGCTCGATTTTCGTCTCTTCCTCTGCGAAGGCCATCATGAACTCTTTTCGAAGAATTTCGTAGTCACCAATGCTGATCAGATCGACAGCTTGATTTGTTAACCAGTGCGGAGGATGGATCATCTCCACCGGATGGGAGCATGCCCACTCGAGATCGATCAGACATTTAATGTTCCAATCCTCGTCAACAAAGATGTTGGTCTGGTTAAGATCTGTGAGATTAAGGAAGAACGGGCCTCGAAGGAGATCACGGCGGAAAAAGCAAGACCAGACGCTTCTCATAACCATTAAAGCGGATGTCTGATAGAAGCCATCTTCGATGTTATTGACTGCGTTAGGCTGGTGGCGAAGCCGACTTTCAtggaaggcgaggatgtcATTAACATAAGAATCGACCGTGGCATAAGTCGCATTCCGCGGCATGTCGACTGGGATGTGCTCATTTTCCAGCTGATGGATTTCCAGGGTCAGAGGCCGGTTATTCAAGCTCAAGTACCCCTTCTCATCTAGAGTAAAGGAACCGATCTTCGGTAACGGAATACGTGCCAGGGTCAACATAATGCGGGAGAGACCACGAAAGAGGTTCGTGCGCAATGTGGTATTGTGGCGCCCTTCTTCCCATGTTTCAGAAAGCATTTTTCCTCTCATTGGATCAATATACTCAATCAAAAGATAGGGGGTTCCTAATACATTTTGATCTTTAGTCTGATGCTGAACGTAAGGGGATGGAGACGGATATTTCAACCAATTCAACAAACACCGGCGTAGACGCTGGATAACACGGGTTATGAAAGGCACATGATCGAGAACAGTAAACTATGATTGTGAGCAATGCGGTTTTAAGTCTCATGCAAGATAAATAAAGGGAGAGGTCATACAGTTTGGCCAGTGGATAGCCCAAACCCATAAAGCCGTGGAATAGGGACAGTTGGGCAGTTCGCTTGGAGCCACACGTAGGTCCCAACTTCACAACGGACCTTCTCATCCGCATTTCCAGGGCAGCATTCCTCTCCAATCCGGTAAGGCAAGGGGAATCGTATCATCACCTGTGTCCCGGGATATCCCCTTTGGCCATCGACATCAACCCGGATGCAAACGTTGAAGCTGCCATGTATCCAGTCCTCAACATCAACCATCCGACATCTGTCTGCTGAACTGAGGCCGAGATGGTGGGCCACAATTGACTTGATCTGCTGCCGATTTCGATAGAGATGGGTGAAATACCGAATCTTCTGATCCCTGTATCCCAACTGATGAAGGATATTGGCGTCTTGTTCCTTTGCAGTGGCGTATGTGATCTCCCCGCGAAGCAAGCGACGTTTCAACATACCACGCGGATCAATGTCTTGAGACATCATCGACACCGACACCTTcttgaagaaagagggagaggtATATGAGACGACATCGGCGTTTCTCCTGAAACCATCCCAATAATAAGGCGGTGACAGAATGTCAGCTCGGGTAAATAATTTTCCTGTTCAGGCAAATTATAAGGGGTTTGGAACGGTCTGGATCTGGGTTCAGCCAAGGCATGGCGGCGAGGGCCAAGGACAGATAAGCGGATCTAACACGATGGGCGCCTGAAGAGCGATGAGATGTCGATGTCTCTTCACAAGAGCCAGGAAAACAGGTAGGCCGTGTACACAGTGgtgagtacggagtagagacAGCCAGGGGGAATGGTTGGTCATGTGGCATAATCACTTTCATTGGTCGATATCTGAGCCGCCCTGGGACCACGTGGGAAATCGTGCCTGAGGAAAAACAAACATCGTGGCTTGTACTCTTGAGGACCACCAGAAGGATGCTGGTGGTCCACCATTAGATCAATAAAGACGGTCCTCAATAGTCTGGGGTTGTATATTCGATTTTGTCCACAGGATGATGGAAGCCTCGCGTTGCCAGCTGTATTTTGCTATCCTACCCCACAATAACGCGCGGCCGCTGTATATTTAGCATGTACGGATATCATCCGGCTGAATTCTCATTGCCATCACTCCGAGGTTCTCCAGATGGGTAAAGAGTAGTCACATATCATTAGTGAGAGCTACCGGTAAAATGCTTGACGCTATCAGAAACGAAGGTATCCTGGACAATCGGCTTTGTCGAAAGCTCCCTTCACGAGCTGGCCTCGGCGGGATGGAGACTAAGGTATCATTGGCTATACCAGCCATAATAGCCTAAAATTCGTCAAGCTACCCCAGAATACTTGGCTGCATCTGGACAAGGTTATTTCTGATATTCCTGCGGGGTGGAATCGTCCACTCTCAGCCGGGAATTCCAGACCGTCCGGGTCAAATGCAAGATGCGATGGCCGCAGTTATGACCAATTGCCCGTCCGCTTCCAACAAGTACATAAAACGGCGGAAACCCCTTGTCTGTCCCGGGACCTGCTGTCGTCAAGTTCAGACAGAGAGTGTAAACAAAGCCCCCTTTGCGACTCGCAATGCGTTTCTCCCTTGCCGCCACCACTCTTCTCGCTGGCCTGGCCACGGCAGCGCCTTCGAGCAGCAAGAACGACGTCAATCTCGATAAGCTTGCTCGACGTAATGGCATGCTTTGGTTCGGCACTGCAGCCGATATCCCTGGTACCTCAGAGACAACCGACAAGTCTTATCTGAGCATCCTGCGCAAGAAGTTCGGCGAAATGACTCCCGCAAACGCATTGAAGGTGAGCCAGAGTGATAGTACCCCTCTACTCGTGTCGGCGCTGACAGACGACGTTATTCACATAGTTCATGTATACCGAGCCCGAGCAAAATGTCTTCAACTTCACTCAAGGGGACTACTTCATGGACTTGGCCGATCACTATGGTCACGCCGTGCGCTGCCATAACCTCGTCTGGGCCAGCCAAGTGTCCGACTGGGTCACCTCCAGGAACTGGACCGCCACAGAACTCAAagaagtgatgaagaaccACATCTTCAAGACCGTCCAGCATTTTGGCAAGCGCTGCTACGCGTGGGACGTCGTCAATGAAGCTGTTAATGGGGACGggaccttctcctccagtgtGTGGTACGACACAATTGGCGAGGAATACTTCTACCTTGCATTCCAGTATGCCCAGGAAGCCCTGGCGCAGATTCACGCCAACCAGGTCAAGCTTTACTATAACGACTACGGCATTGAGAACCCCGGCCCCAAGGCAGATGCTGTTCTGAAGCTAGTCGCCGAGTTGCGGAAGCGGGGCATTCGCATTGACGGAGTCGGTCTCGAGTCCCACTTCATCGTCGGCGAGACTCCTTCGCTCGCTGACCAGCTCGCCACCAAGAAGGCTTATATCGAGGCCGGACTTGAGGTCGCCATCACCGAACTTGACGTCCGTTTTTCTCAGGCCCCGTTCTACACCGCCGAGGCCCAAAAGCAGCAGGCTGCCGACTACTATGCTAGCGTCGCCAGTTGCAAGCATGCCGGACCGCGCTGTGTTGGTGTTGTAGTCTGGGATTTCGATGACGCCTACTCGTGGATTCCGGGTACCTTCGAGGGACAGGGTGGCGCCTGTCTATATAATGAGACACTCGAGGTGAAGCCGGCCTTCTATGCTGCTGCCGAGGCGTTGGAGAACAAGCCCTGCACTGTATGCTAGACGCTCGTCCAGCGTCAAGACCACTCACTCGTTTCGAGTCGGTTTTTAGGTTGTACTATCATCTAATGAGGGACAAAGCTCAGTGTAAACATTACCAGGGGGGGTATTAAGCATCGTCGGCTATGCCAAGGGCTTTGCTCTTAGTGCATCCATGCCAGAACGACGATTGTCTACAAAAAGGCTATTTACATATCATTTGCAATCGAAACTGTTTTGAAGTTTTAGTCTCGCCTATCTTAAGATGCCTTGAGAGAGCACGTTTTTTCTTTACTTCTCTAAATCAACCTCGATCGACACAGAATATTGTCCGCTATTGACGAACAAGATTAGGACAAAGCTTGTTGTGAGGGGAAGGCGACGAGGCTGAATCTGCCTGCTTTTCAAGCTTTCTGCAGCCATGATGGGTAGATGCCTCCTTGGATGAGTATTGACCCCCTCATGGGACATCTATTACCCTCGGATCATACCTTCGAGGCCGCGACCCATGTCACTCAATGTCATCAGGGAAGCGCATCGGGCCTCATGTGCGGGACGTACGCCCGTCCAAGCATAACGTTTACGACGAACCAGAACGCGGAATCCAGTATCGCCTCGCGGAGTTGTTCTGGCTGGGTCCTATGAAGAGAGGACGAGCTGTTTGGAAATCATTTCCGATTGGATTTTGCAGACCTGGGATTACACAGTAATGCAATATCTTGTGCGCTGTCTCCTTCCAGCACTAGACAGAAGCCTGGGGAGGTCAAGTCTTTCTCAGGAGGATGAAGCGTGGTGTCCACCATTGCGTCCAACACCAGCAGCTGTGGTAGCAGAACGTGCAAAGTATCCGTTGACTCTGCTTTCAGTCATAAGCTCCATGGTAATTTGATCCCGCAAGGCATTCTTTCGTGATGGATCCGCAAATCAGTTCGACATCCAACCGGAAATACGGCTGGGTTCTTTCGTGGTTTGCAGCGCCTGTTAGCAATCTCCATGCCTACTATCATATCATATATCCTATCATTGATCCGCGCCTCCAGTGGCGAGTCTTGTGTCAATCGGTCAAGAGGAAAACAGATCAGGCAATATCAGAGCCCCTCATTAGACTCCGGTGCACAGTTAACAACACCACGGTCCTGTGCGGTTTTGGAATCCTCCAAAATTTAACCTCTTGGCATATCTGGGATCttttgaatatatatatatatatatatattccctCTTCAATATAATAAATCGGATTTTCAAGCAGAACAGAAGTAGTGTCGTGGAGG contains the following coding sequences:
- a CDS encoding endo-1,4-beta-xylanase, with the protein product MRFSLAATTLLAGLATAAPSSSKNDVNLDKLARRNGMLWFGTAADIPGTSETTDKSYLSILRKKFGEMTPANALKFMYTEPEQNVFNFTQGDYFMDLADHYGHAVRCHNLVWASQVSDWVTSRNWTATELKEVMKNHIFKTVQHFGKRCYAWDVVNEAVNGDGTFSSSVWYDTIGEEYFYLAFQYAQEALAQIHANQVKLYYNDYGIENPGPKADAVLKLVAELRKRGIRIDGVGLESHFIVGETPSLADQLATKKAYIEAGLEVAITELDVRFSQAPFYTAEAQKQQAADYYASVASCKHAGPRCVGVVVWDFDDAYSWIPGTFEGQGGACLYNETLEVKPAFYAAAEALENKPCTVC
- a CDS encoding molybdopterin oxidoreductase family protein, coding for FCVRRRQTHIQLLTVIRVGHWPVKEHKVVGVRGRITDRVNRGRLGPKGLHGWEAMNHPDRPKHPLIRRNGKLEPASWDEAMSLIVHQTKDVQKRLTNHGIGFYTTGQLFLEEYYVLAMIGKAGLNTLHMDGNTRLCTATAAASMRESFGSDGQPGSYTDIDFTDCIFMVGHNMANTQTVLWSRVLDRLAGPDPPKLVVVDPRESETARHATVHLAPKGGTNVALLNGLQHLLFENGWLNEEWVEQHTVGRQELEKTVAKYTPEYVENITGVPADMLKDAAEIIGTSGSLLSTALQGVYQSNQATAAACQINNINLLLGHIGKPGSGILQMNGQPTAQNNRETGCNGEYPGFRNFQNEKHMKEIADVWKIDLVQTPHWNQPTHIQNMLNYIEDGSIQMFWVSGTNPLVSLPHLYRVRELLTKPELFLVVQDIFVTETAAIADVVLPAAQWGEKTGCFTNVDRTMHLSLKAVDPPGEARADLDIWLDYAKRMGFKNKYGEPLIPFTSPKEVFDEWRKMSFGRPLDCSALTYEKLTGGSGIQWPCTKEHPYGKDRLFDDGKFFTDTDYCESYGHDLETGTPYTRAQYQAMNPAGRAILKSAQYKPSLEIPNEDYPLLLSTGRNVFHFHTRTKTGRARRLQQADQEPIVQISVEDAQALHVTEGEMVVVRSRRGSVELPVRIGGINDGHVFIPFHFGYWDATDGRARAANELTIEQWDPVSKQPMFKSGAVRIEKCVQKEAERQTMAVRSVEMRKPDAASSAGDNSNDKKPIRRMELWLGATDQALEMLRDMYVDMIPRLVHDMEIQSGLQVMRRITCEISDQFKPIIERYHESQQYGRRVAEHLRDSIFPAIGESKDPYEALAALQSLDLFLTYIEGHLTALSPASQALWDCDFIEAVKFAQKGIQRQKGWVSQHIKVKSPQTLLVPSAAAEELSGEDSRMAGQIRC